The stretch of DNA ACTGCCCCTTCTTGCCGGGAATTAAAAGTATTTATgatcaaatagaaaaaaatgggaTAGTGATCCCACAGCCAGTGCTGCTTGCACAATTGAATGTAGAATCCTTATTTTAACGGAGGGTATATAACCCACCAGACAAAAAATAGCACATCAGAAAAGAATCGTTCTAAAAGGAAAGCGGACCAGTATGCAagctagggggagggggggggggtgatgactGAGGTATAACCAGGAGTCGCCAACCGCCCCAATAAAGAGCAACCCGGCTCACACCAAAGTAACCCCTAACCCCACTACCCCCACGATACCTGCTGAGACCGCGGGTCAGTGCGCTCCAGCAATGAATTCACAGCTCAAAGCGAAGACGGAGTGATTTGTCTGCAAGTCGAGGCGTGCGTCCGGCTGCGGAAGATCGCGTAGAGAATCAGAAAAGCGGTTGCGCAGCAACAAAAGTTCCAAGCGCGGCTAATAGAAAAGGCCCGTTTTTTCAATGAAAAACCCGGACAAAAACTTTACGTCACCAAGcgcactccgacgcgtttcatcccgtttGGGACTCTGTCAAAGAGTTGTAACTTTCTTTGACAAAGTCCCGAACGGGATGAAATGCGTCGGAGTGCGCTTGGTGATGCAAAATTTTTGTCCGTTTTTTTTAACGAAAACGAGCCTTTTCTATTAGTTGCGTTTGGAACTTTTTTGCTGCGCAACCGCTTTTTTGATTCACTCTAATTATGATTCAAAGCAGAACATGCGCTCCTTTTAATCTCTAACCTTTAACCCCTGATGTTTTTCACAGCGCAGCAGCCCGATTTTCCAGAGCGGACAATGAGAGAAGAGAGAATTTCATCAGATGTGCAGAAAACAAATCGTCATCTAAGTTTCCTTTACATAGTTACCTAGTTGGTTTTTCttcaaaaaaaaatgtgttcctggttataacgcggtctcattctgtggcccccgagcaccacgttataacgggattcagctatATCTATCACCGTGGCCAATATTATACACGAtacgtggccccctgcagacgcacttaccagaacgccctcctactgtctctgtgcgttcttcctaccaaacaattcgattgtaagctcttcggagcaggggctccttttccgaaatgttacttttatgtgtgaagcacttattcccatgacctgtttgtattatttgttatttatgtgattgtcacgcgtatcactactgtgaagcgctgtgtacattaatggcgatatataaataaagacatacatgaccCGGTGTCGTTTGGACTgccattgggatgaatagttattttgaaagctccttgtattgttcccgaatatatttgtatcaaGTTATCATAtcgtcgttgtagaggtaaaactcattaagtgcatttttggcaaaaacgCACTAAATGCCCTTCCTGACTTGACATTTCGGTTGAAAAACTAATTAAAGACCTAATTAGCAGAACTtgtcatatcaaaataccttcccttttaaatacagaatttgtcctgtcaaaaagaacatttaatcgccTTTTCCTCGGTACTCAAAAGAATGTAATTAATGACTTTTACATCTACAACGGCAATAtccccttaggctgcgcttatagtgccggcgacgccgcggcaaaacaaatgtattgccgtcgtcgcgtgcgcttatagtaagcgcgacgggagCAACGCTGGCGGCGCAAATTCTTGAAGCCGATCAAATTtcatttttcagaggctgtcgccacatgtgacagcctctgaaccaatcaaagaactggtcgcccgcgacgtcgccggaaagcgaaatacaactttcgctagcggcgacggcaaAAGGTGGTCATCCGTCGCgttgcgcgcactataagcgcggccttaagatgcctcttttgtaatgtaaacaaagctaaattagctagcctcatCATGTCATAttttccatctcctttattaatttggtggctcttctctgcaccttTTCCAATTCCAtatcttttctatggagtggtgcttaaaactgtactccatattcaaagtgtggtcttacgAAGGATTTATACAGAGGAATAATTatgcttcccttccatccataccccgtttttaatgcaagataatatcttgtttgcctttgcagctacagcctgacattgggcactattgctaagcctacggtctacaagcactcctaaatccttctccatcaaggagtctcctaattttgccccatttcatttgtacgtttcctgtttattcttgcttcccacatgcataaccttacatttatctgtattaaacctcatctgccatttacctgcccacgtttccagtctctccaagtccttctggagagaaattacatcctgctctgattctactaccgtaCACAATTTagcgtcatcagcaaagatggagactttgctctcgatcccaacctcaaggcaattaataaacaagttaaaaatcaggggtcccagtaccgatcgccgaggtactccactcacaactttagcccaacctgaaaaggttccatttatgacaactctctgtttatccttcaaccagttttcaatccagatgcaaatATTTTCACCCAGTCcaatttcttttattttgtaACCTCTTGCGTGGcatcgtatcaaaagcctttgcaaaatctaaggcgaccacatcaactgcattacttgtccaaaaataaacaaaaagttTGATACTCAAACTTAATGCGATATAAGATTTTATTGTCTTTGCGGTGATTCAGGTGCTGTTCCGTATTTCTGCGATTCATCGGACGTTTTACCCCAAAGctcatacaaaaaaagaaagtcTCCGGAACTGTACAGGGAGAAACGTCTCTTTAACCTCCTCACTGCCGGGCTCCGCCTCACTGGCTGCGCCAGTAGTTACGGAACGGGATGTTTAGGCGCCGAATTAGAGTTCCTTCCAAACACAGaatcagccagctcaacacaccgcACTGGTGACCCAACTCCtccagtgccacagcggagaagATGTGAGATCACAGACGTAAGGACGAGGAGACACCGAATGTCAGACACACCGCAGTGTCGCTGATCTGCTGCGCAGGGGTCTCAGGCAAAGGGGACAGGGTGAGGGGCTTAGGTTCCAAACTTCTTCTGTTTGATGGGAGGTGGGAGCTGAGCCTGTATGTCACCCAGAGGTCTCTCCACCAGCACCAGCTCCCCCCCATCCAGCAAGTCCATGAAGAGTAGCGGCTGCACGGGGGGGTGAAGAGATAGTCAGGAGGAGCGCGTGTGAGGGAGAGTCAGGAAGGAGCGCatgtttgtgtatttggggggggggggggggagagagggagagtcagggaggagCACCTgtgtgtaggtgggggggggggagagggagagtcagggaggagcacctgtgtgtatgtggggggggagggagtcagggaggaGCACCTgtgtgtaggtgggggggggggggagagagggagagtcagggaggagCACCTgtgtgtaggtgggggggggagagggagagtcagggaggagCACCTgtgtgtaggtggggggggggggagggagtcagggaggaGCACCTgtgtgtaggtgggggggggggagagagggagagtcagggaggagCACCTGTgtgtaggtggggggggagagggagagtcagggaggagCACCTgtgtgtaggtgggggggggggggggagagggagagtcagggaggagCACCTgtgtgtaggtggggggggggagagggagtcagggaggagCACCTgtgtgtaggtgggggggggggggaagagtcagggAGGAGcacctgtgtgtatgtggggggggagggggggaaagagagggagagagagagacagggaggaagagagCGTTAGGAAGGAGTGCGTGTGTATGAGAGATCGCGCCAGGGAGAAGAACGCATGAATGCATGTGGGGGGCAGAGTGTCGGGGAGGAGCGcatatgtagggggggcgcagagTGTTAATGAGATGAGGAGAGAAAGAatagggggggggatggggagaatgAGCGGGGTGGGGGTGATGGAGTACCAAGGAGCAGAGCACGTACAGCGCCCACCCCTTCTCACCTGGTACTTCTTGGTGATCTTGAAGCTGTGTGCCTGGCTCCTCCGTGCGCTCTCAGACAGCTGTCTCAGCATCTTCTGGTTAAGCAGCGGAGTCTCATCACCTGGCAGGGGCTGAGCAGAGgcacaatgtacacacacacacagtgttacaccctccctcagacacacaatgtatacacacacccagcacgTCACACAATATGgacacagcatctcacacacaccccgacacaaTGTTATACAGAGTGCTAGCTCTGCAGGCGAGGCATTCCCAGCACAGAGTACATGGGCAGAGCCACCTGATAatgtgcacagagagagggtggctgagacgcggctgtgctaggggaggaaaggggggggggagactggcactgagGCTGCCCGCGGACTCACCAGAGTCTTGTCCAGAACACAGAACATGAAGGTGTCGTGCAGAAGGATGTCCTCAGGCCTCAAGGGGTTAAAGGTGATGCCAGTGATGGGCGTGTCTCGTTCCAGCCAATCACGGTGCAGCCCCTGGTTCTGCACCTTGCGGCTCCAGTCTGTGTACTGTCTGCGAGCAATGTTGAATTCCAACAGCTGGGGGgagaatgggaaggggggggggggagaatgggaaggggggggggggcagaatgggaaggggggggcagaatgggaagggggggggagacgggagaagcaggagggaagggggggggggggtgagaaacagATGCACAGATCACCCCCAAGCAAGACTCACAACACCCCCCCATATctccactcaatcccccccaggGTCTCACCTGCTGGTCTGCGTGAGCGATCACCAGGTTATTGCTGGACGGGTTGATGCTGATCGCAGTGGGAGGGGAGTTATACCGAGGAACAGAACACTCAAACTGGGAGAGATacatgatggggggggagggggggaggagaaagagacacacaagagggggagagagacacaaggggggagagacacaaggggggagagacacaaggggggagagagacacaaggggggagagagacacaaggggggagagagacacaaggggggagagagacacacgagagggtcagggggaagagagagacacgagggggagggcaaaagaaagaaatagaagTTGAGTTATTTAAATCATTTGGACACAAAACAGGGAGGAACAGTCTGAGCCCCAGCTGCCTGTCACCATATTGTCTGAGGGTCTACAGTCCACAGAGTCCTTCTGTTTATATCAATGTGTCAccatgcaggggagggacagaaaAATGTCACCCCGTCACACCTCACCTTCAGCTTCTCCACGTTGTACACTTCGATCTGAGAGCTGGGCGAAGCTGCCGCCAGGAGACGCCCATCTGCACTCGCGGCCATGAGATGTACCCCGTCCCGAGACCCTGAGGGACAGAACCGGACACTCCGACACTGACCCACAATCGCCAGCATCTCCCACCCCGCAAATCCCCAGCGGtggcattctcccccccccccttcttcccacaAACCCTCACGGCGCCCGCCCCTGTACCTGTGTGGGGCTCCAGGGTGTGGCTGTGCCGGCAGGCGCCCTCGGAGAGCTCCAGGACGTGCACACACCCTCCCTGTGACCCAACGTAGAGTCGCGAGGAGTCGGGAGAGAACAGCAGCTGCAGGACTGCAGACGGCAGCGGGGGGAGCCTGGGAACCTGTGGGGGAGACAAGCCTGCTCATACCAGTGGTCCCTGCAGCGCCCACACTGCAGGGGGAGGCGCGGGCGTCACAGAGGGGGAGGCGCGGGCGTCACAGAGGGGGAGGCGCGGGCGCCACAGAGGGGGAGGCGCGGGCGTCACAGAGGGGGAGGCGCGGGCGTCACAGAGGGGGAGGCGCGGGCGTCACAGAGGGGGAGGCGCGGGCGTCACAGAGGGGGAGGCACATGCGTCACAGAGGGGGAGGCGCAGGCGTCACAGAGGGGGAGGCGCGGGCGTCACAAAGGGGGAGGCACGGGCGTCACAGAGGGGGAGGCGCGGGCGTCACAGAGGGGGAGGCGCGGGCGTCACAGAGGGGGAGGCGCGGGCTTTAGAGAGGGGgttaaattgcccccccccccatattctgCCTAAAACGCGAGTgtctggttttaaaaaaaaaatgtgtgtgctaAGCACACGTGTTATAAGTGAATCTTCTGTGTGTTTCTCAAAAGTGTTTCATGCCATAAATATCACAAACATGGAAGTACAATTTGATTGATAAAATACAGTGAAGTTTGATTGTGAAGGCGCGTGTTcggcacattgtgtgtgtgtgtgtgtgtgtgtgtgtgtgtgtgtgtgtgtgtgtgtgtgtgtgtgtgtgtgtgtgtgtgtgtgtgtgtgtatatatatatatatatatgtatgcgtgtgtacATTTGATGTTTCTGTATATATGATTTCATTGCTTTCCCCCCTCCATTAAAATTGATGGAATATTTGATTTCCCCCCTTCATACGGACATTACGCTGCCTGGGAACAGGGCGCCTTTTATTGACGGTTTAAATGTAGGAATTATAATAATGTATTTCTGTGCGCGGGCGTTAGGTTATATTTTGTAGGTTTATTGATGACGTTACTACAACGCGGGATGCTGCCCGGACGGAGTGGTTTGGTGGGGGACGCCGCACAAATCCGTTCTATGTCAGGGTTTGGCGCAGTGATGTAATTTACGTCCACCGCATCTGGTCTGAGACACCgcacttggggggaggggggattggggGTGTAAGATTTCCCCCACTCTGGCCACTATATAAAGAGCTTTAAGGGGTCGTGAACTTCAGGCCACGTCCGATTAAGGGGTTTGTACCCCGGAACGTCACAAGTGCCTCATTCCCACGGGGAAGGCTGCTACTCTGTCTTAATATATTCCCATTAGAATGAACATATATTATGTGTATtcacaatgctgctctgtgtgttacaatTTAGAATTACTTCTGTCTGATATATTAAATATCCATTTAACCCACTAAACACACGTCGGTCATTAGCTCCCTTTAGTACGCTCCTTTAAAAAGATAACATGCCTGTTGCCCCCTCTCCCGGGAGGTGCCCCCCGCCGACTCACCCTGCTGATGCTCAGACCGTCCCCCTGGTAGTGCAGCCGGTGCAGGAAGAGACGGGAGGAGGTGGCGTAGGAAACCCAGGACCCGCAGCGGGAGAGGCGACTGCAGCGGATACTCTCAGagccctgcacacagacagcgtGGGTCAGGGAGCTGCCCCACCCCGGCCTAATACCCCCAGCCAGGACAATGAGAGCTGCCCCACCCCGGCCTAATACCCCCAGCCAGGACAATGAGAGCTGCCCCCGGCCTAATACCCCCAGCCAGGACAATGAGAGCTGCCCCACCCCGGCCTAATACCCCCAGCCAGGACAATGAGAGCTGCCCCACCCCGGCCTAATACCCCCAGCCAGGACAATGAGAGCTGCCCCCGGCCTAATACCCCCAGCCAGGACAATGAGAGcaggcagagccctgcacagagacagcgtGGGTCAGGGAGCTGCCCCCGGCCTAATACCCCCAGCCAGGACAATGAGAGCTGCCCCACCCCGTCCTAATACCCCCAGCCAGGACAATGAAAGCTGCCCCACCCCGTCCTAATACCCCCAGCCAGGACAATGAGAGCTGCCCCACCCCGTCCTAATACCCCCAGCCAGGACAATGAGAGCTGCCCCCGTCCTAATACCCCCAGCCAGGACAATGACAGCAGGTCAGAGCTGCCCCCCTCCTAATATCCCAATATCCCACCCAGGGCAATGACAGAGGGTCAGAGAGCTGCACCCCATCCTAATACCCCCAGCCAGGACAATGACAGCGAGTCACAGATCTACCGCCCCTCCTAATACCCCCAGCCAGGACAATGAGAGCTGCCCCCGTCCTAATACCCCCAGCCAGGACAATGAGagctgccccccccatcctaaTAGCCCCAGCCAGGACAATGACAGCAGGTCAGAGCTGCCCCCCCTCCTAATATCCCAATACCCCACCCAGTGCAATGACAGAGGGTCAGTGAGCCGCCCCTGTCCTTTCCTGATGTTCACCACTCTCGGAGCAGAATAACGGGAGCAGGTCAGCGTCTCAGGCTCCTTCACTTCCAGGAGATGAagaacccccctcccaccccccaaagcagatcatacaccccccccccccacccccccccccgagcctctCACCTTTCTCTTCAGCTGCAGGAGCAgctcctgtctctgtgtcaccggGAGGAGGTCACCGTCTGTCCCTGTAACTGAAACCCGCAAACTCACAAGGCAGCCAGGTCTCACCCCATTCacagcccccaccccctaacCTCACCCTGCATCTCTCACCCTattaacagccccccccccccccaaccccaccctgcGTCTCTCACCCTATTAACAGCCCCCCCTAACCCCACCCTGCGTCTCACCTTATTCACAGCCCCCCTGTAACCTCACCCCCTGCGTCTCACCTTATTCACAGCCCCCCTGTAACCTCACCCCCTGCGTCTCACCCCATTCATCCACCCTTTCAAGCTCATGTCCCCATCACGTCTCTCGCCTTCGCCCCCCTCGCCCCGTTTAACCCATtcacgccctctctccccccccccttacccgacTCCTCGCTCCTCCCCAGTCGCCACAGCTCCAGGTGTTCAGGGAACTGGAAGAGAAGCAGCCGGGCTGCCTGGGCACAGGACACCAGGTGGCGCTGTGGAGAGACACGGCAGGGTCACCCGCTGCACCTGAACAGGTGACTGACAGACAGACGGGGACCCGCAGCCACAAGACGGCACAGAGCCCCCCGTCCCTGCCGAGAGCCAGCAGCACCTGGCAGACGCACGGCCCCCGGCAGGGAGGTCAGCAGACAGACTTCCACCACGGCAGGAATCCGGCATCGGCGGATTCGAAAACAAAAATGgggcaactccactcctcaagagctaccaactggtcagttttttcaggatatccctgcttcagcacaggtggtgcagtcgaagacgaagtcactgattgagccacctgtgctgaagcagggatatcctgaaaaaaaaCTAACCAGTTGGTagctcttcaggactggagttggccaccagtgGTGTAGGCTGTACACAAGggtcagtaccactactttctacaGCCAAACATACACTGGTTAATCGCTCGTTGTGCCCCTACTCGCCGATGTCTCCTTCCCACTCCGGCCGTCTCTTCGGACACACCTACGAAGCTCTGTAGGCTCCCAAACCCCCTCACATCCCACCTGAGAAATTCCCGTCTCtggtccccgtcccctcctccatcactcgCCCGCTTGGCCAAGAACCAGAACCACCCTCCCCCTATCTTTaactctcaacccccctcccccccccccccccggctgtaATATTCCCCCACGTCCCTATATTGTGTCAGCGCCGCCTGTATCCCGTGTGGATACATATGTATACATTACAGGGAGAGAGGAACCCCCAACAGAAGAGATGCTGATGGACCCCACCCCGGGTCAGATGGTGACTCACGTGTGGATAGCAGATTCTCCGCAGGGGCGGCCTCGTAGGACTTCGCTTCGATATTCTCCATCAGGGGACGGACTACAAGTTGACCATcaacacctggggggggggggggagaagagggtctTTAGCATGGAGTAAGGGAAAGCTCATGGTCAGAGGTCGCAGGTCAGCACAAACCTCCGGAAATGAGTGCGGTGCTGCTGTGTGCCACGGCCCGGACGTCGTGGGTGTGGTGGCGGAACGGTTTGGTGCACACCCACCGACGTTCCTCCTCGCCCGCCCCGCACCGCCAGGAGCTGGAACTGGAAGATGACACCCTCGCCCGTTCCCACCACCAGGCTGTCCTCTGTCTGCGGGAGGTGAGAGAGCAGAGTGACCACAAACTCCGGCCCCTCACCGCACGGACCCCCCACCAGCTGCAGCAACCCGTCGGCCCAAGCACATTTTCGGCACAATCCTGTTCGAGCTTCCGCAGGGATGCTGACCTTCCTTCTGTCATGCTGCATCCACAAAATATCCTCATCTTCAAGACAGACTCCATTTAATACAACCACGAGTAattagtagggttgccaggtttcCAGTATTAAATTAGACTGTCCTGAACTTCGACACTGTCAAGTAAAACAGAGATAAtactggacctctctggacatagtgacctgaccaacctggggggcggggggcacaggatctccctgagcagggggagagagggttgttactggggggctgggctgcttcctccatcctgattgactgcattacccagcaacagccaatcaggtggtggTAGGAgcctggggccaaggagaggaggaaacagaatggagcagaggtgtatgtgtgtcgaacgcgtcgcacctttcaccgttGTGTCCCGTATTTTTGGAGAAACCACCTGGCACCCCTAGCAATAAGGGGATCTCCCAGAGATTCACATCCTTTGCTAACCACGGTTGCTAATGGGATTTAAAGAACGTGACACTATTTACACCTCACGGGGCtgaatttttttttctacattctGCGCGTCGCTGCGTAACGCTGCGTTCCCATGGGGTGGGCAGTTTGTTTTTATACAGGGGTGTTAACACGTTACCTGTGACACAGcgagggacaggatgtcac from Ascaphus truei isolate aAscTru1 chromosome 19, aAscTru1.hap1, whole genome shotgun sequence encodes:
- the UTP4 gene encoding LOW QUALITY PROTEIN: U3 small nucleolar RNA-associated protein 4 homolog (The sequence of the model RefSeq protein was modified relative to this genomic sequence to represent the inferred CDS: deleted 2 bases in 2 codons); this encodes MFCAVQVIPGDERRATESICWAAGDRLFTAGLNGEIVEYDLDKLCVRYTLDGFGGPLWSISANTSGSHLAVSCEDGSVKLFSVTPDRIVFERTLDRQKGRIICLSWHPSGSHIVTGSTNVIRVFSVSSGRLLHVLRLDRRPAAGGKKRECVVWSVAVLTCGDIVSVDSTGKLQFWDLERGTLIRTHTVASCDILSLAVSQTEDSLVVGTGEGVIFQFQLLAVRAGEEERRWVCTKPFRHHTHDVRAVAHSSTALISGGVDGQLVVRPLMENIEAKSYEAALRRICYPHRHLVSCAQAARLLLFQFPEHLELWRLGRSEESGTDGDLLPVTQRQELLLQLKRKGSESIRCSRLSRCGSWVSYATSSRLFLHRLHYQGDGLSISRVPRLPPLPSAVLQLLFSPDSSRLYVGSQGGCVHVLELSEGACRHSHTLEPHTGSRDGVHLMAASADGRLLAAASPSSQIEVYNVEKLKFECSVPRYNSPPTAISINPSSNNLVIAHADQQLLEFNIARRQYTDWSRKVQNQGLHRDWLERDTPITGITFNPLRPEDILLHDTFMFCVLDKTLPLPGDETPLLNQKMLRQLSESARRSQAHSFKITKKYQPLLFMDLLDGGELVLVERPLGDIQAQLPPPIKQKKFGT